A single window of Pristis pectinata isolate sPriPec2 chromosome 8, sPriPec2.1.pri, whole genome shotgun sequence DNA harbors:
- the zgc:110222 gene encoding protein EOLA1, protein MRVGCLSFRQPYAGLILNSVKTVETRWRPLLAELHDCTLAVHVAYKDWEGSEWMDILTHTVGMNQHQIQRLLQEGEKFGRGAIVGLVDVGDTWQCPSGSDPEEMKVLEKKAILRGLEQKYLTTLSNPRWLREPIPARGHKDVWIVDIPDELIP, encoded by the exons ATGAGAGTGGGCTGCCTCTCCTTCCGCCAACCGTATGCAGGTCTGATATTAAACAGTGTGAAGACAGTGGAGACCCGCTGGAGACCTCTGCTGGCTGAGCTGCACGACTGCACCCTGGCTGTTCATGTCGCATACAAGGATTGGGAAGGCTCAGAATGGATGGACATCCTTACTCACACGGTGGGGATGAACCAGCACCAGATACAGAGGTTGCTGCAGGAGGGGGAGAAGTTTGGCAGAGGAgctattgtag GATTAGTCGATGTTGGAGACACCTGGCAGTGCCCGAGTGGTTCAGACCCTGAGGAAATGAAGGTGTTGGAGAAAAAAGCTATTCTGCGTGGGCTAGAACAGAAGTATCTCACCACATTGTCGAATCCGAGGTGGCTACGTGAACCAATCCCAGCCAGGGGACACAAAGATGTATGGATAGTGGATATCCCTGATGAACTGATCCCATGA